The following nucleotide sequence is from Pagrus major chromosome 13, Pma_NU_1.0.
ACAGGTGAAACACCATGGTCACATTTgagattttgggctattttgctTTCATAACAAGACTTTTTTTCAGactagagaaaagaaaatgtcagaaatacaCATTGAAATGTGTATGTTATTTGagatttctgttttctgacCATTTATGCAAATTGGTGCATATTTAATTAGGTAgtctcatttgcatatttaaacagaGCATATCAcaaaacttgtaatacaaaatataattgtCTAAATGCAAGAAGTTTAATGGGGATATCTataagtttaaaatgttttactcaCATTGCAGCTGCCTCCGTTCTTGCAGGGGTTGCTGTCACACTCATTGGTCTCCAGTTCACAGTTGGTGCCTCCGAAGCCGGGCCGGCAGGTGCAGGTGTAGCTGCCCTGGCCTGTGTTGGTGCAGGTGGCACCATTGGCACAGGGCTTGTGGTTGGTGCAGTAGTTGAGGTCCTGGTCGCAGAAGAGGCCCCCCCAGCCCTCCTGACAGTTACACTGCCACGGCTGGCTGCATGTCCCGTGGAGGCAGCCTGGGTAGCGGACGCATTCATTACAGGAGGGGCCCTGCCAGCCCATGCGACACGTACAGCCCCCTGGGGCCTCGCAGTAGCCGTGCTTCTCACTGCAGTCCGCCGAGCAGAtggctggagaggagaggggaaggggAGGGTGTGTGATTACAATGGGCACGCCTTctcaaacatcacacacacacacacacacgtacagggCCCCCTGTCTGACCCCAGCCCGGTTCCAGACTTCACTGTTGGTTAAGTATTAAGCCAAGCAGCTGGCAGGCACACTGCCGGAGAAAAATGCTTTCTTTTATcttctctctcgctccctcgctctctccaacacacacacacaaacacacacacatcaccttgaaaaatgtgtgtgtgtaatggggGCCACGGCTCTTTCTCTCATTGTaacagagaacaaaaggcagatgGATCACTATAGACCGCCTtgcaaaagagtaaaacacaACACTACGGGACATCTCTCTGATAAAGGAAATACTTTACAGTGCTTGAAAAGATTCCTGCTCATTGAGTGTGAAAGAGATGAAACATCAGCCACAAGCTGAGTAGTAAGACAGACTCACTTTTTATCCACACCATGACACAACTTCAGTCTAATCTTCCAATTTTACAGGAGGAGAAAGGGTTTGAGAAAGATTCAGTCCTTTCAcgttactgtttttttttacttcagcaaggaagttttgttttcaccctgtctgtgtgttattattattattattattattattattattattattactttacattaaagttggatggaggatgggtctcggcccagaacagaccctgttaacttttggtgtcGGATCTGGATAATGGGACGGATCAAGGCATTTTGTCTCACTTTCGTTAACATTGTGAGTTAGGgcgtttttttaacattttggttaatttctcagggaatgatgCAGAATGTTAATGAAAGATTTCTTCACGTTGTTTTGTACAGAAGACAGTCAAGGATTGGAAACCCCTCACATGAGCCattctcctttttaaaaataacagcttccaACAGGAAACCATttattttctaatgtttttaaGGTATTTAACAGctctatataaataaactttattttattaggCTATTGTTGGACTTCTGACGCCTTCACTAAATAAAGTATAGTAGTACTAAATATTtcaagatacatttttatttatatgatgCCATACGAGATGACAGTCTATGACAGATAGATACTAGTACTTCAGACCCATGTAGAATGTGATGTTGAATTCTGGGACATTACGATTTTTCACTTGCTCTCTCCACAGGTTAGACACTGAACTGCACCCAGGGAACTACAGCAGGATTCAAGTGTCTTGCTCAAAGGCACACAGGTAACAATTAACATTCACTTACGCTCAGAGCAGTAGTTTCCCTTCCAGCCCTCCAGGCAGATGCGGTTGCCCTCCTCGTCGCAGGTGTAGTGGCCCAGCGTGTCGTCTCTCGGCCTGCAGTATTCAGCGCAGCCGTCTCCAAAGTAGTACTCATCGCAGAAGACGTGGTAGGAGTAGCGCAGCTCGCTTTGCTCGCCGAAGTGCACGTCCTGGGACCAGTCCTCACCGATGGCCAGTCTCCTCCTGGTCGCCAGACGGCTCACAAGGTTGTTTTGGTTGTCTGAAGAGAAGGGGAAGCTTTTTAATAAATTATCTTGCAAGGATGCTGCTTGTATCACATGGATGTGGTTCATCTtggtttgaaagaaagaaagaaagaaagaaagaaagaaagaaagaaagaaagaaagaaagaaagaaagaaagaaagaaagaaagaaagaaagacctACCTGTGTATTCAGTCGGAGATTCAGCGTTCCAAGCTTCAATGATCAATGAAAATGTTCCCTGGAACAGAAAAAACGCGTTTAGTGTTTGGCAAGAGCAGTAAAGGTGACGCATATAGTTCATGTGGTGTTTTACGCAGTCAAAGACTTTGATAAACTATGAAGGCACAAGATTAACGCAGTccttacattaaaataaaaccataTTCTATCCCTTCCAAGACCTCAACAACACTATTATCACTATGTGTGACTCTGATTTTCCATTTACCGGCCACTTGAAGTGGAAGGGCACCCTGATGGGAGCGCTGCTGGAGATCGAGGTGTGATCGGCCCTGATGACGTTGGTGTTTCCGGTGCCAAAGGTACAAGGTGGCTCTGCGGAGATCACATCCTCTGGATGTTTCAGGCAAATCCTGAAGAATATATGACAGTCCCTGTGTCTTCTGCAGATGCGCTGCGCCGTGTGGAAGGAATGGATCTTCAGCTCAAACACACCAGAGGAAAAAACCtgcaaaagacagaaaaaagacatcAGACGCGCTGTGCGTAAAGACATTTTGGGATTGTTACTGTGAGCAAAAACAGAAGCCAACTTACTACGTGCACCAAGGCCAAAGCCAAGAGGTATCTCAGGTGTAGATGTGCCATGTCTTCTCAGAGTTTGCTTCCCACTTCTAACGTGGATGTCCGCATTCGTCGTGCGCAAAAAATATTCCCAAAAGATGTagaggaaaaactcaaaaaagtTTCATCACTTAGAAACTCTGTGATCCTGTTAGTGTCTCTTAAATCCGTGTCTTCTCCTGGTAGTCTTCTTCTGATAGTCTTCTCCTGGTGGTCTTCTTTCCTACAGTCCTCTTGTTTTGGTTCTGGTGTGTAAAAGACGCTGAATGGTTTTATACCCTCAGATGCTGCGCGTCACAGGCAAGGAGGTGGAGCCGGAGCAGACCTCAGGGGAGCAGCCTGACACGGGGGGACCTGCCTGGGGATTTAGACAACCCACATTACACCTGGACAGAGTTCTTAATAGGAATATGCATAAGAAGCTGGCGTCAGGCCGATATGTTTAGTATATGTGCATGAATCTTCAGAATCCAGAAAAGTGGAAACTAAAGTGGCTGATGGAACTGAATGTG
It contains:
- the dlb gene encoding delta-like protein B, which produces MAHLHLRYLLALALVHVVFSSGVFELKIHSFHTAQRICRRHRDCHIFFRICLKHPEDVISAEPPCTFGTGNTNVIRADHTSISSSAPIRVPFHFKWPGTFSLIIEAWNAESPTEYTDNQNNLVSRLATRRRLAIGEDWSQDVHFGEQSELRYSYHVFCDEYYFGDGCAEYCRPRDDTLGHYTCDEEGNRICLEGWKGNYCSEPICSADCSEKHGYCEAPGGCTCRMGWQGPSCNECVRYPGCLHGTCSQPWQCNCQEGWGGLFCDQDLNYCTNHKPCANGATCTNTGQGSYTCTCRPGFGGTNCELETNECDSNPCKNGGSCNDLENDYSCTCPQGFYGKNCEIIAMTCADGPCFNGGTCVETMTGGYTCRCPPSYTGSNCEKKLDRCSNRPCLNGGECLDLGQSVLCRCQAGFTGANCQVNIDDCASVPCQNAGTCQDGVNDYTCSCTLGYTGKNCSVRSDACGERPCQNGGTCFTHFTGPVCQCPKGFMGPSCEFTLQPSFKPALRQTSQPSSATLTISCILAVLVLVLVAGIIFLRRRRRLQGRKQLSDIAVYNDLDTVNNLGGSERESFLGPNGLFKISNSTARLSLSLCPDGRSGYRHSPVESSLARGERQDFMWRDEAGLGSGAGLR